In Solanum pennellii chromosome 3, SPENNV200, a single window of DNA contains:
- the LOC107012696 gene encoding uncharacterized protein LOC107012696 → MSGGVGPSSDILEEENTEQIMNNSQKRTQQKNRGFFTFRQLNVLAIIIIFSSSGMVSIEDFSFVLFSLIYIYFISKIAFPQISPKTEQPPVFGEKNRVLNLYVSIGALVGLFLPILYIFEGIYEGDKEGIKAAAPHVFLLASQVFMEGLTFTDQFSLPIRVFVPVFYNSRRIFTIMEWLKTEISKVDEEYGGNLRRVHMGRGLATANMVFWCFNLFCFLLPVYLPKAFKIYYCGRKSKD, encoded by the coding sequence atgtcaggTGGAGTTGGTCCAAGTAGTGACATTCTTGAAGAGGAGAACACTGAACAAATCATGAACAATTCCCAGAAAAGAACACAACAAAAAAACAGAGGATTTTTCACTTTTCGACAGCTCAACGTCCTCGCAATCATAATCATCTTTTCTTCAAGTGGTATGGTGAGTATTGAAGATTTCTCCTTCGTTCTATTCTCCCTAATTTACATCTACTTCATCTCCAAAATTGCCTTTCCCCAAATCTCTCCTAAAACAGAGCAGCCCCCTGTTTTCGGCGAAAAAAACAGAGTATTAAATCTTTATGTTTCGATTGGAGCTCTGGTTGGGTTATTTCTCCCGATACTCTATATTTTCGAAGGAATTTACGAGGGAGATAAAGAAGGTATCAAGGCAGCAGCCCCACATGTTTTCTTGCTGGCTAGTCAAGTTTTCATGGAAGGATTAACGTTTACCGATCAATTTTCGCTGCCTATAAGAGTTTTTGTTCCAGTTTTTTACAATTCGAGGAGGATTTTTACGATTATGGAGTGGTTGAAGACTGAAATATCGAAAGTGGATGAAGAATATGGAGGGAATTTGAGGAGGGTGCATATGGGTAGAGGATTAGCTACTGCTAATATGGTGTTTTggtgttttaatttgttttgttttttgttgCCTGTGTATCTTCCTAAGGCCTTTAAGATATACTACTGCGGCCGCAAATCAAAAGATTga